Sequence from the Erythrolamprus reginae isolate rEryReg1 chromosome 2, rEryReg1.hap1, whole genome shotgun sequence genome:
tcgcccaggttcgcctggtgcaccagttgcggccctatctggaccgggactcactgctcacagtcactcatgccctcatcacctcgaggttcgattactgtaatgctctctacatggggctacctctgaaaagtgttcggaaacttcagatcgtgcagaatgcagctgcgagagcagtcatgggcttacctaggtatgcccatgtttcaccatcactccgcagtctgcattggctgccgatcagtttccggtcacaattcaaagtgttggttatgacctttaaagcccttcatggcattggaccagaatatctccgagaccgcctcctgccgcacgaatcccagcgaccgattaggtcccacagagtgggccttctccgggtcccgtcaactaaacaatgtcggttggcgggccccaggggaagagccttctctgtggtggcaccggccctctggaaccaactccccccggagattagaactgcccctactcttcctgccttccgtaaactccttaaaacccacctttgccgtcaggcatgggggaattgaaacaatctccccctgggcatgtttaatttatatatggtatgattgtgtgtgtgtctgttagtacatggggtttttaaagctttaatattttaattgagtggattatttatgatttgtactatttgttgtgagccgccccgagtcttcggagaggggcggcatacaaatccaaataattaaaaaaaataataataataataaataagtaaataagtaagtaagtaagtaaataaataagtaaataaataaataagtaaaataagtaaataagtaaataagtaaataagtaaataagtaaataagtaaataagtaaataagtaaataagtaaataagtaaataagtaaataagtaaataagtaaataagtaaataagtaaataagtaaataagtaaataagtaaataagtaaataagtaaataagtaaataagtaaataagtaaataagtaaataaagtaaataaagtaaataaagtaaacaaacaaataaataaataaataaataaacaaacaaacaaacaaacaaatatggaaATCGATTGATGGTGCTGGGTTGCTTTCAATTGTTAAAACCAGATTCCCTAATGTTTCATTATTTATTCTAATGTGTATAGACAATGAACAGGGAACTCTCATGGGAAAACCAAAGCTTCCAAGGAGAATTCATCTTACTGGGAGTGGCTGACCGGCCACGGTTGGAGAAGTTACTCTTTGCCCTTGTTCTTTTCTGCTACTTGATGGTACTCTTGGGCAACACAACCATCATTGTGGTATCAAGGCTAGATCCAGGCCTCCACACCCCCATGTATTTCTTCCTCAGCAACCTTTCCTTAGTTGACATCTGTTTCACCACCAGTATTGGACCCCGCATGCTGGTGACCTTCTGGAGAAAAAGCAAGACCATCACCTATGGCGGCTGTGTGGCTGAGCTCTTCCTCGCCCTTGCTCTGGGTGCCACGGAGTGTACTTTGCTAACTGTCATGGCCTATGATCGCTATGCCGCCGTCTGTCATCCACTGCACTACACTATCATTATGAGCCATGTTCTGTGTTTCGCAATGGCTGCCGTCTGCTGGATAAGCGGCTTCGGCCTCTCACTCGTCCATACTGTGATGATTGTTAAGCTTCCACTGTGTGGCCGAAACCAGATAGATCATTTCTTTTGTGAGCTCCCTGCCTTTGTTAAAGTGGCTTGTGGGGACACTACATTTGATGAAAAAATGATATATTCTAGTGCTGTGGTGTATCTCCTAATACCAGCTAGTCTCATCATGGTCTCTTATGGCTACATCGCAGCTGCGGTGATGAGGATCCGTTCAGCTGAGGGCAGGAAGAAGGCCTTCAACACTTGCTCCTCCCACTTGATGGTGGTCTGGCTCTTCTTTGGCTCAGCCATCTTCAGTTATCTGCTGCCTCGCTCCACCTCCTCCCCTGATGAAGTCAAGCTATCGTCTCTTTTCTATACCTTTGTGAACACCATGCTTAACCCACTGATCTACACTCTGAGGAACAAAGAAGTGCATAAGGCTCTCCGAAGACTATTGAAGAAGACCTAAAAACCCATGGATCGAAGCTGCATTTCAATATTCAAGACCAATGCTCCTTATTTGTTATTCTTCGGATACTTTttgttgtattttcttttctctctctttttcataaTAAACATGTATAGTAAacattctctctttctatctctcactacttctctctcttcctccccctccctcccccctcccgctTCTTCCAGGAGTGGCCGATCCGATATCTGTCCAGTATTGGGTTTCTGCTGGTATAATACTGTGGTCAGACaggaggaaaagcaaataggatgcttggct
This genomic interval carries:
- the LOC139158389 gene encoding olfactory receptor 2G3-like, which codes for MNRELSWENQSFQGEFILLGVADRPRLEKLLFALVLFCYLMVLLGNTTIIVVSRLDPGLHTPMYFFLSNLSLVDICFTTSIGPRMLVTFWRKSKTITYGGCVAELFLALALGATECTLLTVMAYDRYAAVCHPLHYTIIMSHVLCFAMAAVCWISGFGLSLVHTVMIVKLPLCGRNQIDHFFCELPAFVKVACGDTTFDEKMIYSSAVVYLLIPASLIMVSYGYIAAAVMRIRSAEGRKKAFNTCSSHLMVVWLFFGSAIFSYLLPRSTSSPDEVKLSSLFYTFVNTMLNPLIYTLRNKEVHKALRRLLKKT